The segment CATATCCTTCAAATGCACGGCAACAGCCTGAGCGAGAATACCTCCAACCGACCAGCCAAGCAGGTGGATTGTTTCCTGATCTGCAATGAAGGCGATGCGGTCGGCATAGTCGCGTGCCATTTCGTCAAGGCTCCGTGGTGCCTCTGCACGGGTATCCAAAGCTGTTGCTTGAACACCCCAAGCGGGCAGTTCCGGCGCGAGCGCCCGGGCAAAGCCGTTATAGCACCAGGAAATCCCGCCTGCGGGATGCAGCATGAACATTGGGCCCATGCCCAGATCGACGGCGTTGAGCTTGATTAGTGGCTGGAGTCCATCGCTCTCGGCAGAAGGCACCTTGTCCATAAAATGAGCAAGCCTACCCACAGTTGAATGCTCAAACAACACGCCGATGCCTGCCTCATGGCCGGTGATTTCGCGTACGTGAAGCATAAGCTCCATTGCGAGCAGCGAATGTCCTCCGAGATCGAAGAAATCGTCATCCAGCTGGAATGGCCCGCGTGCTTTCAAAACCCGCTCGAACAACATTGCAACCAATTTTTCGGTTTGGGTGGCGGGTGCCCTGCCGCGCCCTCCGGCAAAGACCGGAGCTGGCAGACGTTTGCGGTCGAGCTTGCCATTGGCGTTGATTGGCAAGGCGTCGAGAACGACTATGATCGAGGGCAACATATAATCCGGGACAAGGCCACCGATATGGGCAAGAATGCTTGCATCTGCTCCATCGCTTATCGCTCCATCCTCAAGTGTGGCGTAAGCGACAATCCGCTTTTCCCCCACCGCATCTTCATGCAGCACCACCACTGTCTGCGTGACCGAGGGATGGGAGAGGATCGCTGTTTCGATTTCGCCAAGCTCAATGCGCAGGCCGCGCAGTTTGATCTGATGATCGGACCGTCCAAGATAGAGAACTGCGCCATCCGGGCGAATGCGTGCGAGATCCCCTGTCCGATACATAGGCTGCCCCGGATGGAAGGGGTCTGCAACGAACCGTTGCGCGGTCAACTCACGCTGACCGAGATATTCGCGTGCGAGTTGGACACCAGCAAGAAAGAGATGGCCTGCAACACCAACAGGAACGGGCCGCAAATAATCATCAAGCACATAGAGCCGCGTGTTCCAGACGGGGTAGCCGATCGGAACTGGACGGGATTGATCACTGACATCCGCCGACCAGTAGCTGACATCCACAGCCGCTTCGGTCGGGCCGTAGAGATTGTGTAACTCTGCGGTCATCCTTTGGTGAAAGCGTTCGCGCAGATCGGCGGTCAGTTCCTCACCGCTGCAAAAGACCCGTTTCATGGCAAGACCCTGTGCCGCCGGGTCTGACAGAAAGGCCGACAGCATTGATGGCACAAAATGCACTGTCGTGACTTTATGCTGTCGGATCATCTGCGCCATCACCTTGGGGTCTTTGTGCGCATCAGGCGGCGCGACCACAAGGCATCCCCCGCAGAGAAAGGGAAGAAAGAATTCCCAGACCGAGACGTCAAATGTCATCGGTGTTTTTTGCAAAAACACGTCCTGTGCGCCAAAGCCGTAGTGTTGCCGCATCCATTCGAGCCGGTTGACGATTGCCGCATGTTCGACCACGACACCCTTTGGCTCTCCTGTGGAGCCAGACGTGTAGATCACATAGGCGGCGCTGTCTCCACTGGTCTCGGCAAGCTCACCACCCCGAGGTTTGACGGGCCATGCCGATGGCGTGAACGCTGCCGCTCCGCCCACGGTATCTCCAACATCTGCCGATAGCACAACAATCGGGCGTGAGGAGGCAAATATCCTGTCCAGCCGCTCCTTTGGATGGCTGGTATCAAGCGGCATATAGGCGGCACCAGCACGCAAAATTCCAATCAACGCGACAATAAGATCGAGGGAGCGCGGCAGTGTGACGGCTACGATTGTATCGCGCCCTGCCCCGCGTTCCATCAGCGCTTCGGCAAGTGCTGCCGTTCTCTGATCAAGTTCCCCGTAGGATAGAGCCTGATCCCCGAAACGCACGGCCTGCTTCTCAGAAAAGCATGCCAGATTGTGTTCAATCAACTGCGACAGCGTCAGGCCCGTCACCGGATGTGCTGTATTGTTCAGGCCTTCAATCAGCCAGCGGTGTTCGTCTTGCGTGACAGTGGCAACATCGCGAAGGCACAGGCCTTGAAGGCCTGCATCAATAGCTGCACGGATGAAGTCCGCCAGTCGCTCGGCATGTTGCATCGCCTCGCCTGACTCATAAAGGGAGGGGTTGGTATCAACCTCAAGCGTGAGGTGGCGGGCCGAGGGGGTGCCGCGAAAGCTGAAGGTGATATCATCAACCGGGCCAGTTCCCACATTGGTCAGATGGGTTTGCAGACCGACAAGC is part of the Agrobacterium vitis genome and harbors:
- a CDS encoding non-ribosomal peptide synthetase, which codes for MTVYPAQAVSNGTARQFPLTQAQAGIWFAQCIDPSNPVFNTGHSVDIEGPLDVAALERAVRQVAMEADSFAVRVIRKDLQVVDESNRPLLRVEDLSGCDDPKAEALAAMQADMTCAVDLAKGPLVRVVLYKLGGGHFVLYHRMHHLVTDGFATGLVTQRIAELYNASITGSTPGTPLGDVEAALSEENAYQASERVKRDEAYWREALQDLPEVVGMKPGLARTAMSYDHADYLLPEALCDRILTFAQARNLSWPDILTALAAAYIARHIRSNEVVVGVPFMGRFGSVAARVPTMLMNILPLRLKIDEDATLSDWLYEAAGRIARDRRHGRYRGEQMRRDLALLGGQRRLYGALINILPFDAPLKLVGLQTHLTNVGTGPVDDITFSFRGTPSARHLTLEVDTNPSLYESGEAMQHAERLADFIRAAIDAGLQGLCLRDVATVTQDEHRWLIEGLNNTAHPVTGLTLSQLIEHNLACFSEKQAVRFGDQALSYGELDQRTAALAEALMERGAGRDTIVAVTLPRSLDLIVALIGILRAGAAYMPLDTSHPKERLDRIFASSRPIVVLSADVGDTVGGAAAFTPSAWPVKPRGGELAETSGDSAAYVIYTSGSTGEPKGVVVEHAAIVNRLEWMRQHYGFGAQDVFLQKTPMTFDVSVWEFFLPFLCGGCLVVAPPDAHKDPKVMAQMIRQHKVTTVHFVPSMLSAFLSDPAAQGLAMKRVFCSGEELTADLRERFHQRMTAELHNLYGPTEAAVDVSYWSADVSDQSRPVPIGYPVWNTRLYVLDDYLRPVPVGVAGHLFLAGVQLAREYLGQRELTAQRFVADPFHPGQPMYRTGDLARIRPDGAVLYLGRSDHQIKLRGLRIELGEIETAILSHPSVTQTVVVLHEDAVGEKRIVAYATLEDGAISDGADASILAHIGGLVPDYMLPSIIVVLDALPINANGKLDRKRLPAPVFAGGRGRAPATQTEKLVAMLFERVLKARGPFQLDDDFFDLGGHSLLAMELMLHVREITGHEAGIGVLFEHSTVGRLAHFMDKVPSAESDGLQPLIKLNAVDLGMGPMFMLHPAGGISWCYNGFARALAPELPAWGVQATALDTRAEAPRSLDEMARDYADRIAFIADQETIHLLGWSVGGILAQAVAVHLKDMGQRVGVVTMLDAYPCDCWRNEPDPGPGAELKALLAIGGHDPDTLPDLPLTREAVTTFLAESGSPLGKLPSAALDGMVRVVSLNNRLVRDHHHRRYDGPVLHFRAANDHSDEKGLRPERWEPYVGSLKVHDVPFVHAHMTGADVVARVVPIIKQALVDYARTEEIEERS